In one Halosimplex halophilum genomic region, the following are encoded:
- the sufD gene encoding Fe-S cluster assembly protein SufD, translating into MSTQLHANLTEAQVEQISDELDEPEWLLETRKDALAALDDLDMPNVITTPGPRHWTNLTDLDYESLVDPLEWEQEKDRVEAEGADVLSWSEALAEHGDLVEEHFGSVVDPQRDFLTALSTALFSAGTVVYVPEGVAAEDVKIRTRMNSRSLFNYTLVVAEESASATILERQSTGTNVDGDQYYSGVVEVVAGENASVQYGALQNLAEDTYNFQVKRGHTADHASVDWIEGNIGSRLTKSSVETRLLGEGSESQIVGAFFGHDDQHFDINSRVWHEDEHTTADLVTRGVLDDEARSVYEGVQDVGREAWDTNSYQRENTLMLSDDSEADASPKLIINNHDTEASHSATVGQVDAEDLFYMTSRGVDEERAKNMLVEGFFVPVLEEVAVDELREDLDELIVERLRR; encoded by the coding sequence ATGAGTACGCAGCTACACGCGAACCTCACAGAGGCACAGGTAGAGCAGATCAGCGACGAGCTCGACGAGCCCGAGTGGCTCCTCGAGACGCGCAAGGACGCCCTCGCGGCGCTCGACGACCTGGACATGCCGAACGTGATCACCACGCCCGGCCCGCGCCACTGGACGAACCTCACCGACCTCGACTACGAGTCGCTCGTGGACCCCCTGGAGTGGGAACAGGAGAAAGACCGCGTCGAGGCCGAGGGCGCCGACGTGCTCTCGTGGTCCGAGGCGCTGGCCGAACACGGCGACCTCGTCGAGGAGCACTTCGGCAGCGTCGTCGACCCCCAGCGTGACTTCCTGACGGCGCTGTCGACGGCCCTCTTTAGCGCCGGGACCGTCGTCTACGTCCCCGAGGGCGTCGCCGCCGAGGACGTGAAGATCCGCACCCGGATGAACAGCCGCTCGCTGTTCAACTACACGCTGGTCGTCGCCGAGGAGTCCGCCTCCGCGACGATCCTCGAACGCCAGAGCACCGGGACGAACGTCGACGGCGACCAGTACTACTCGGGCGTCGTCGAGGTCGTCGCCGGCGAGAACGCCAGCGTCCAGTACGGGGCGCTTCAAAATCTCGCCGAGGACACCTACAACTTCCAGGTCAAGCGCGGCCACACCGCCGACCACGCCTCGGTCGACTGGATCGAGGGCAACATCGGCTCCCGACTCACGAAGTCCAGCGTCGAGACGCGACTGCTCGGCGAGGGCTCGGAGAGCCAGATCGTCGGCGCCTTCTTCGGCCACGACGACCAGCACTTCGACATCAACAGCCGCGTCTGGCACGAGGACGAGCACACCACCGCCGACCTCGTCACCCGCGGGGTCCTCGACGACGAGGCCCGCTCGGTCTACGAGGGCGTCCAGGACGTGGGCCGCGAGGCGTGGGACACCAACTCCTACCAGCGCGAGAACACGCTGATGCTCAGCGACGACAGCGAGGCCGACGCCTCGCCGAAGCTGATCATCAACAACCACGACACCGAGGCCAGCCACTCCGCGACGGTCGGCCAGGTCGACGCCGAGGACCTGTTCTACATGACTTCCCGCGGCGTCGACGAGGAGCGCGCGAAGAACATGCTCGTCGAGGGCTTCTTCGTGCCCGTCCTCGAGGAGGTCGCGGTCGACGAGCTCCGCGAGGACCTCGACGAGCTGATCGTCGAACGCCTGCGCCGGTAA
- a CDS encoding DUF5827 family protein, whose amino-acid sequence MPRPKSDFDDLRPLEFREPAEVLDADKLYTIYEVGRLLQGVDPEAELDIETENVLLDWAIPWMMGHSEQFVFAEPETDGEPGYYGLAPGVDADGASEQ is encoded by the coding sequence ATGCCGCGACCGAAATCCGACTTCGACGACCTGCGACCCCTGGAGTTCCGCGAGCCCGCGGAGGTGCTCGACGCCGACAAGCTCTACACCATCTACGAGGTCGGCCGCCTGCTGCAGGGCGTCGACCCCGAGGCCGAGCTGGACATCGAGACCGAGAACGTCCTGCTGGACTGGGCCATCCCGTGGATGATGGGCCACAGCGAGCAGTTCGTCTTCGCCGAGCCCGAGACCGACGGCGAACCCGGCTACTACGGGCTCGCGCCGGGCGTCGACGCCGATGGCGCGAGCGAGCAATGA
- the sufB gene encoding Fe-S cluster assembly protein SufB, whose protein sequence is MSSDQDHLKETDTEARFEFKKEEKSAFEAEKGLTEETIRVISEDKDEPEWMLERRLRALEQFHEMPMPTDWPGAPDISEVDVDEIVPYIRPDIDTRGGVDDWEDLPEEIQDTFDKLGIPEAEKNALSGVGAQYESEIVYQNMQERWEEKGVIFCDMDKAVQEHEELVKEHFMTKAVPPSDNKFAALHGAIWSGGSFVYVPEDTTVDMPVQAYFRMNSDGMGQFEHTLIIAEENSEVHYIEGCSAPKYSEFNLHSGGVEVFVGEGAHVQYSTVQNWSKNTYNLNTKRAIAEADATMEWVSGSMGSKATMLYPSTILKGPGATDNHITIAMAGEGQDIDTGAKVYHNAPDTSSTIESKSIAKDGGRTNYRGLVHMANGAEGSKTNVECDALMFDNESTSDTMPYMEIQENDVDVAHEATVGKIGDEDVFYLQSRGLDDDDAKQMIVAGFIEPITEELPIEYAVELNRLIELEMEGSLG, encoded by the coding sequence TCGAGTTCAAGAAGGAGGAGAAGTCCGCCTTCGAGGCCGAGAAGGGTCTCACGGAGGAGACCATCAGGGTCATCTCCGAGGACAAGGACGAACCGGAGTGGATGCTCGAGCGGCGCCTGCGCGCGCTGGAGCAGTTCCACGAGATGCCGATGCCGACCGACTGGCCGGGCGCGCCGGACATCTCGGAGGTCGACGTCGACGAGATCGTCCCGTACATCCGGCCGGACATCGACACCCGCGGCGGGGTCGACGACTGGGAGGACCTGCCCGAGGAGATCCAGGACACCTTCGACAAGCTCGGCATCCCCGAGGCGGAGAAGAACGCCCTCTCCGGCGTCGGCGCCCAGTACGAGTCGGAGATCGTCTACCAGAACATGCAGGAGCGCTGGGAGGAGAAGGGCGTCATCTTCTGCGACATGGACAAGGCCGTCCAGGAGCACGAGGAGCTCGTCAAGGAGCACTTCATGACGAAGGCCGTGCCGCCGAGCGACAACAAGTTCGCGGCGCTGCACGGCGCCATCTGGTCGGGCGGCTCGTTCGTCTACGTCCCCGAGGACACGACGGTCGACATGCCGGTCCAGGCGTACTTCCGGATGAACTCCGACGGCATGGGCCAGTTCGAGCACACGCTCATCATCGCCGAGGAGAACTCCGAGGTCCACTACATCGAGGGCTGCAGCGCGCCCAAGTACTCGGAGTTCAACCTGCACTCGGGCGGCGTCGAGGTGTTCGTGGGCGAGGGCGCCCACGTCCAGTACTCGACGGTGCAGAACTGGTCGAAGAACACCTACAACCTCAACACCAAGCGCGCCATCGCCGAGGCCGACGCCACGATGGAGTGGGTCTCCGGCTCGATGGGCTCGAAGGCGACGATGCTCTACCCGAGCACCATCCTCAAGGGCCCCGGCGCGACCGACAACCACATCACCATCGCCATGGCCGGCGAGGGTCAGGACATCGACACCGGCGCGAAGGTCTACCACAACGCGCCCGACACCAGCTCCACCATCGAGTCCAAGTCCATCGCCAAGGACGGCGGCCGCACCAACTACCGCGGGCTCGTCCACATGGCCAACGGCGCCGAGGGCTCGAAGACCAACGTCGAGTGCGACGCGCTGATGTTCGACAACGAGTCCACGTCGGACACCATGCCGTACATGGAGATCCAGGAGAACGACGTCGACGTGGCCCACGAGGCGACCGTCGGCAAGATCGGCGACGAGGACGTGTTCTACCTCCAGTCCCGGGGCCTGGACGACGACGACGCCAAGCAGATGATCGTCGCCGGCTTCATCGAGCCGATCACCGAGGAACTGCCCATCGAGTACGCGGTCGAGCTCAACCGCCTCATCGAGCTGGAGATGGAGGGCTCGCTCGGGTAA
- a CDS encoding metal-dependent transcriptional regulator yields MNTADQYLKAIYLIQRMEDGPASTGDLADRLDVSPASANEMIGKLEDQGLAEHEKYKGVSLSDEGIVRAREALQNYCIIERFLVEVLEVEEFRGEARQLESVIDETVAERLDTIIDRDPACPDCFDAENDVCGLLEVPAAADD; encoded by the coding sequence GTGAACACGGCCGACCAGTACCTGAAAGCAATCTACCTGATCCAGCGGATGGAGGACGGTCCCGCATCGACCGGCGACCTGGCCGACCGGCTCGACGTGAGCCCCGCCAGCGCCAACGAGATGATCGGCAAGCTCGAAGACCAGGGGCTGGCCGAACACGAGAAGTACAAGGGCGTCTCCCTCTCCGACGAGGGCATCGTCCGCGCCCGCGAGGCCCTCCAGAACTACTGTATCATCGAGCGGTTCCTCGTCGAGGTCCTCGAGGTCGAGGAGTTCCGCGGCGAGGCCCGCCAGCTGGAGAGCGTCATCGACGAGACGGTCGCCGAACGGCTCGACACCATCATCGACCGCGACCCCGCCTGCCCCGACTGCTTCGACGCCGAGAACGACGTCTGCGGCCTGCTGGAAGTCCCCGCGGCCGCCGACGACTGA
- a CDS encoding immune inhibitor A domain-containing protein — MRSVLMALVVALAAVTAGVGGATGEPTDGPTRAELTEPVPEGEPGNASDGYTGIEPTRNWTDKPVDVDTAPAGLAEGDAAGGAASAASADSIMMDPDDEDHPLVGTSKQYLGSDRGSYYFKEYTLLAVGDEIEVWVANNLSWPSDDPREDPTISEAQAESMARQFDGNMYPVETETFGRPDARNGTESLLEQIGAVPEDYYETGNGSERTVLLVDNVRDRNYYDEEYPLYIAGFYSPTIQEYTDRNAITVDAYDWNAVNESNERTGYEGTLAHEYQHLIHADLDGDETTWVNEGMSDYAEYITGYGVPEGHLGAYEQLPSNSLTNWEDQGADNVLADYGIAYTWTMYLADQYGREFVSNLAQDTDNGITSVENTLDEVGAKRDFADLYQDFSTAVVTDDIRTPPKDEFHIDGVEVNVNTSGSVGTAGAWGTNYRTIDTSERGPIRDVTVSGTDFTDTEWSTATDPVTGEGEVLYSGSGNLLDRHAVVERDLSNVEDPTLTFESFQRIEANWDYGFVQVSTDGGDTWHSLSNGNTDASPNPDAHPTVKANVPGLTGDTDGWQSQSFDLSAYEGNESVLVSFRYVTDWATAKDGWYVRNVSVAGESVPTNSTAPYLSEREATGDNVEYQFSFVGIKHNGNYQVKQVDTTTFDEAGKRDLKRFLHNGNFETVVVASTWAAEEGESGRVPVGVELTFAGERGAGNGNGNSGNGPGNGNGNGPGNGNNGNGPGNGNNGNGNGPPK; from the coding sequence ATGCGATCAGTACTCATGGCGCTCGTCGTCGCGCTCGCGGCGGTCACCGCGGGCGTCGGCGGCGCAACGGGGGAACCGACGGACGGCCCGACGCGGGCCGAACTGACCGAGCCCGTGCCCGAGGGGGAACCGGGTAACGCCTCCGACGGCTACACGGGGATCGAACCGACGCGCAACTGGACCGACAAGCCGGTCGACGTGGACACGGCGCCGGCGGGCCTCGCCGAGGGGGACGCGGCCGGCGGGGCGGCGAGCGCGGCGTCCGCGGATTCCATCATGATGGACCCGGACGACGAGGACCACCCGCTGGTCGGCACGTCGAAGCAGTACCTCGGCTCCGACCGGGGGAGCTACTACTTCAAGGAGTACACGCTGCTGGCGGTCGGCGACGAGATCGAGGTGTGGGTCGCGAACAACCTCTCGTGGCCGAGCGACGACCCGCGCGAGGACCCGACGATCTCCGAGGCCCAGGCCGAGTCGATGGCCCGGCAGTTCGACGGGAACATGTACCCGGTCGAGACGGAGACGTTCGGCCGGCCCGACGCCCGCAACGGCACCGAGTCGCTGCTCGAACAGATCGGCGCCGTCCCGGAGGACTACTACGAGACGGGCAACGGCTCCGAGCGGACGGTCCTGCTCGTGGACAACGTCCGGGACCGGAACTACTACGACGAGGAGTACCCGCTGTACATCGCCGGCTTCTACTCGCCGACGATCCAGGAGTACACCGACCGTAACGCCATCACGGTCGACGCCTACGACTGGAACGCCGTCAACGAGAGCAACGAGCGGACCGGCTACGAGGGGACGCTGGCCCACGAGTATCAGCACCTCATCCACGCCGACCTCGACGGCGACGAGACCACCTGGGTCAACGAGGGGATGTCGGACTACGCCGAGTACATCACCGGCTACGGCGTCCCGGAGGGCCACCTCGGAGCCTACGAACAGCTGCCCTCGAACTCGCTGACGAACTGGGAGGACCAGGGGGCGGACAACGTCCTCGCGGACTACGGGATCGCCTACACGTGGACGATGTACCTGGCCGACCAGTACGGCCGGGAGTTCGTCTCCAACCTCGCACAGGATACGGACAACGGCATCACCAGCGTCGAGAACACCCTGGACGAGGTCGGGGCGAAACGCGACTTCGCCGACCTCTACCAGGACTTCTCGACCGCCGTGGTGACCGACGACATCCGGACGCCGCCGAAAGACGAGTTCCACATCGACGGCGTCGAGGTGAATGTCAACACTTCCGGGTCGGTCGGCACCGCCGGCGCCTGGGGGACCAACTACCGGACGATCGACACGAGCGAACGCGGCCCGATCAGGGACGTGACCGTCTCGGGGACCGACTTCACGGACACGGAGTGGTCGACGGCGACCGACCCCGTGACCGGCGAGGGCGAGGTCCTCTACAGCGGGTCCGGCAACCTGCTCGACCGCCACGCGGTCGTCGAGCGGGACCTCTCGAACGTCGAGGACCCGACGCTGACCTTCGAGAGCTTCCAGCGCATCGAGGCCAACTGGGACTACGGCTTCGTGCAGGTGTCGACCGACGGCGGCGACACCTGGCACAGTCTCTCGAACGGGAACACCGACGCATCGCCGAATCCCGACGCCCACCCGACGGTGAAGGCGAACGTGCCGGGGCTGACCGGCGACACGGACGGCTGGCAGTCCCAGTCGTTCGACCTCTCGGCCTACGAGGGCAACGAGAGCGTCCTGGTCTCCTTCCGGTACGTCACCGACTGGGCGACCGCGAAGGACGGCTGGTACGTCAGAAACGTCAGCGTCGCCGGCGAGTCCGTCCCGACGAACTCGACGGCGCCGTACCTGAGCGAGCGCGAGGCGACCGGCGACAACGTCGAGTACCAGTTCTCGTTCGTCGGGATCAAACACAACGGCAACTACCAGGTCAAGCAGGTCGACACGACGACCTTCGACGAGGCCGGCAAGCGCGACCTGAAGAGGTTCCTCCACAACGGCAACTTCGAGACGGTGGTCGTCGCGAGCACCTGGGCCGCCGAGGAGGGCGAGAGCGGTCGCGTCCCCGTCGGCGTCGAGCTCACCTTCGCCGGTGAGCGAGGCGCCGGGAACGGCAACGGGAACAGCGGCAACGGTCCGGGTAACGGCAACGGGAACGGTCCCGGCAACGGAAACAACGGGAACGGTCCCGGCAACGGGAACAACGGGAACGGCAACGGCCCGCCGAAGTAG
- the sod gene encoding superoxide dismutase — protein sequence MPEHSDPELPPLPYDYDALEPHVSEQVLTWHHDTHHQGYVNGLESAEETLADARESGDYSSTAGALGNVTHNGSGHYLHTLFWDNMSPNGGGEPEGDLRDRIEEDFGSYEGWKGEFEAAASAAGGWALLVYDPVAKQLRNVAVDKHDQGALWGSHPIMALDVWEHSYYYDYGPDRGSFIDAFFEVVDWDEVADQYDTAVSHFE from the coding sequence ATGCCAGAACATTCCGATCCCGAGCTTCCGCCGCTCCCGTACGACTACGACGCGCTCGAACCGCACGTTAGCGAGCAGGTGCTTACGTGGCACCACGACACCCACCACCAGGGGTACGTCAACGGCCTCGAATCCGCCGAGGAGACGCTCGCCGACGCCCGCGAGTCGGGGGACTACTCCTCGACAGCCGGCGCGCTGGGCAACGTCACCCACAACGGCTCCGGCCACTACCTCCACACGCTGTTCTGGGACAACATGTCCCCGAACGGCGGCGGCGAGCCGGAGGGTGACCTCCGCGACCGCATCGAGGAGGACTTCGGCTCCTACGAGGGCTGGAAGGGCGAGTTCGAGGCCGCCGCGTCGGCCGCCGGTGGCTGGGCGCTGCTGGTCTACGACCCCGTCGCCAAGCAGCTGCGCAACGTGGCCGTCGACAAGCACGACCAGGGCGCGCTGTGGGGTTCCCACCCGATCATGGCCCTGGACGTGTGGGAGCACTCCTACTACTACGACTACGGCCCGGACCGCGGCAGCTTCATCGACGCCTTCTTCGAGGTCGTCGACTGGGACGAGGTCGCCGACCAGTACGACACGGCCGTCAGCCACTTCGAGTAA
- a CDS encoding DNA-methyltransferase, whose amino-acid sequence METSHRVVLGDARELSGLADDSVDLVVTSPPYPMIEMWDETFGALDPAVADALAADDGQRAFEAMHGVLDEVWAELERVLVDGGVACVNVGDATRTVDGSFRVYPNHARVLEAFRSLGFDPLPDVLWRKPTNSAAKFMGSGMVPPNAYVTLEHEYVLVFRNGDDSRSFAPGADRRYEAAYFWEERNRWFSDVWTDVSGELQALDHDELRERSAAFPFEIPYRLVNMYSAYGDTVLDPFWGTGTTSLAALVAGRDSVGYEREPAFAEVFDDQVDEAPALSRSVVEERLDRHREFVAGVREDGEELGYDAVHYDFPVRTKQEREIRFYTVESVESTADGYRAVHEPV is encoded by the coding sequence ATGGAGACGAGTCATCGGGTCGTCCTCGGCGACGCGCGCGAACTCTCGGGGCTGGCCGACGACAGCGTCGACCTGGTCGTCACCTCGCCGCCGTACCCGATGATCGAGATGTGGGACGAGACGTTCGGCGCGCTCGACCCGGCCGTCGCGGACGCGCTGGCGGCCGACGACGGCCAGCGCGCCTTCGAGGCGATGCACGGCGTCCTCGACGAGGTGTGGGCCGAACTCGAACGGGTGCTCGTCGACGGCGGCGTCGCCTGCGTCAACGTCGGCGACGCGACCCGCACCGTCGACGGGAGCTTCCGCGTCTACCCCAACCACGCCCGGGTGCTGGAGGCGTTCCGGTCGCTCGGGTTCGACCCCCTGCCGGACGTGCTCTGGCGCAAGCCCACCAACAGCGCCGCGAAGTTCATGGGCTCGGGGATGGTGCCGCCCAACGCCTACGTCACCCTCGAACACGAGTACGTCCTCGTCTTCCGCAACGGCGACGACTCCCGGTCGTTCGCGCCCGGCGCGGATCGGCGCTACGAGGCCGCCTACTTCTGGGAGGAACGCAACCGCTGGTTCTCCGACGTGTGGACCGACGTGAGCGGCGAACTCCAGGCGCTCGACCACGACGAACTCCGCGAGCGCTCCGCCGCGTTCCCCTTCGAGATCCCCTACCGCCTCGTCAACATGTACTCGGCCTACGGCGACACCGTCCTCGATCCCTTCTGGGGCACCGGTACCACCTCCCTGGCCGCCCTCGTCGCCGGCCGCGACTCCGTCGGCTACGAGCGGGAACCCGCCTTCGCCGAGGTGTTCGACGACCAGGTGGACGAGGCCCCCGCGCTCTCGCGCTCGGTCGTCGAGGAGCGCCTCGACCGCCACCGCGAGTTCGTCGCCGGCGTGCGCGAGGACGGGGAGGAACTCGGCTACGACGCCGTCCACTACGACTTCCCCGTCCGCACGAAACAGGAGCGGGAGATCCGCTTCTACACCGTCGAGTCCGTCGAGTCGACGGCCGACGGCTACCGCGCGGTCCACGAACCGGTCTGA
- a CDS encoding cryptochrome/photolyase family protein, which translates to MRVHWHRRDLRAADNRGLAAAAGDLPDVPADGPVVPLFVFDRDVLAHAGPPRVAFMLDALDSLRAWYRERGSDLLVRRGDPREVVPAVAGEVGADAVTWGAEVSGLGRERDAAVRRALDDADVARRSVEDALLHEPGSIRTNQGEVYSVFTYFWKKWRDREKASPAPTPDEDALADISDDEPLPSLADLGFDEPEADVPPAGTEPARELLRAFCENDVYDYDDRRDYPADECTSRLSAHLKFGTIGIREVHGAVSEAKSAAAGADYDSAEEFESQLAWREFYHHVLWDEPNVVTENFKDYERPIEWNHDPEALRAWKDGETGYPIVDAGMRQLRAEAYMHNRVRMIVASFLTKDLLIDWREGYDWFREKLVDHDTANDNGGWQWAASTGTDAQPYFRVFNPMTQGERYDPDAEYIREYVPELRDVPADAVHEWHELDAGRREMLAPDYPAPIVDHGERRERAIEMFERARADD; encoded by the coding sequence GGGACCTCCGGGCGGCGGACAACCGGGGGCTGGCCGCCGCGGCGGGCGACCTGCCGGACGTGCCCGCGGACGGTCCCGTCGTCCCGCTGTTCGTCTTCGACCGCGACGTGCTCGCCCACGCGGGGCCGCCCCGCGTCGCGTTCATGCTCGACGCGCTCGACTCGCTGCGGGCGTGGTACCGCGAGCGCGGCAGCGACCTCCTGGTCCGCCGCGGCGACCCCCGCGAGGTCGTCCCCGCCGTCGCCGGGGAGGTCGGCGCCGACGCCGTCACCTGGGGCGCGGAGGTCTCCGGGCTCGGTCGCGAGCGCGACGCCGCGGTCCGGCGGGCGCTCGACGACGCCGACGTGGCTCGCCGGAGCGTCGAGGACGCCCTGCTCCACGAACCGGGGTCGATCCGCACCAACCAGGGCGAGGTCTACTCCGTGTTCACCTACTTCTGGAAGAAGTGGCGCGACCGCGAGAAGGCGTCCCCCGCACCGACACCCGACGAGGACGCTCTCGCAGACATCTCCGACGACGAGCCGCTCCCGTCGCTCGCGGATCTCGGTTTCGACGAACCCGAGGCCGACGTGCCGCCCGCCGGGACCGAACCGGCTCGTGAGCTGCTCCGGGCGTTCTGCGAGAACGACGTGTACGACTACGACGACCGCCGGGACTACCCCGCCGACGAGTGCACGTCCCGGCTCTCCGCCCATCTCAAGTTCGGTACCATCGGCATCCGGGAGGTCCACGGGGCGGTCAGCGAGGCGAAGTCGGCCGCCGCCGGCGCCGACTACGACTCCGCCGAGGAGTTCGAGTCGCAACTCGCGTGGCGGGAGTTCTACCACCACGTCCTCTGGGACGAGCCGAACGTCGTCACGGAGAACTTCAAGGACTACGAGCGGCCGATCGAGTGGAACCACGACCCCGAGGCGCTGCGGGCCTGGAAGGACGGCGAGACGGGCTATCCCATCGTCGACGCGGGGATGCGCCAGCTGCGGGCGGAGGCGTATATGCACAACCGCGTCCGGATGATCGTCGCTTCCTTCCTGACGAAGGACCTGCTCATCGACTGGCGGGAGGGCTACGACTGGTTCCGCGAGAAACTGGTCGACCACGACACGGCCAACGACAACGGCGGCTGGCAGTGGGCCGCCTCGACGGGGACCGACGCCCAGCCGTACTTCCGCGTGTTCAACCCGATGACCCAGGGCGAGCGCTACGACCCGGACGCGGAGTACATCCGCGAGTACGTCCCCGAACTCCGGGACGTGCCCGCCGACGCCGTCCACGAGTGGCACGAACTCGACGCCGGCCGCCGGGAGATGCTCGCGCCCGACTACCCGGCGCCCATCGTCGACCACGGCGAGCGCCGCGAGCGGGCCATCGAGATGTTCGAGCGGGCGCGGGCCGACGACTGA
- the nikR gene encoding nickel-responsive transcriptional regulator NikR codes for MTVVSVSMPDELLERIDSFADEHGYTGRSEVVREAARNLLGEFEDKQLEERELMGVVTVLFDYSSSGVEHRMMNLRHEYENLVASNVHSHIGDHYCLELFILEGDLEDISTFVGKIRATQDTLSIDYSVMPVDRIDTI; via the coding sequence ATGACCGTCGTCAGCGTCTCGATGCCCGACGAGTTGCTCGAACGGATCGACTCGTTCGCGGACGAACACGGCTACACCGGGCGGAGCGAGGTGGTCCGGGAGGCCGCGCGCAACCTCCTCGGGGAGTTCGAGGACAAGCAGCTGGAGGAGCGGGAGCTGATGGGCGTGGTGACCGTCCTGTTCGACTACTCGTCGTCGGGCGTCGAACACCGGATGATGAACCTCCGCCACGAGTACGAGAACCTCGTCGCCTCGAACGTCCACAGCCACATCGGCGACCACTACTGCCTCGAACTGTTCATCCTCGAGGGCGACCTGGAGGACATCTCCACGTTCGTCGGCAAGATCCGCGCGACCCAGGACACGCTCTCGATCGACTACTCCGTGATGCCCGTCGACCGCATCGACACGATCTGA
- a CDS encoding ATPase, whose product MRLLVAGGARVDAGKTTFSTGLIERTGAVGFKPRAGNDYWFDHDDYLTATAEGRLYGKDARKLAAASGANVAPEDINAVHRLWRPSPGGGTGLLGKDDREFLVDRVGESFVVNGTVELPDSVREALPLSDAPRVSSVDEFNEVMTDRHLPEQRSLLAEVEATERAVVESYADVARPFRDVDPDAVAVVEPGRVRVYDGDRYAKGCAVASGGPEAGQLEERVPDVTDLVDPATETRLPPLSKAERGDPAAVADAYEHAYDAVLAAAFD is encoded by the coding sequence ATGAGGCTGCTCGTCGCGGGCGGCGCCCGCGTCGACGCCGGGAAGACCACCTTCTCGACCGGACTGATCGAGCGCACCGGCGCCGTGGGGTTCAAGCCCCGCGCGGGCAACGACTACTGGTTCGACCACGACGACTACCTGACGGCGACGGCCGAGGGACGGCTCTACGGCAAGGACGCCCGCAAGCTCGCCGCGGCGAGCGGGGCCAACGTGGCCCCGGAGGACATCAACGCCGTCCACCGCCTGTGGCGACCGAGCCCGGGCGGCGGCACGGGCCTCCTCGGGAAGGACGACCGGGAGTTCCTCGTCGACCGCGTCGGCGAGTCGTTCGTCGTCAACGGGACGGTCGAACTCCCGGACTCCGTGCGTGAGGCGCTCCCCCTGTCGGACGCGCCCCGCGTCTCGTCGGTCGACGAGTTCAACGAGGTGATGACCGACCGGCACCTCCCCGAACAGCGGTCGCTGCTCGCCGAGGTCGAGGCGACCGAGCGGGCGGTCGTCGAGTCCTACGCCGACGTGGCGCGGCCGTTCCGCGACGTCGACCCCGACGCCGTCGCCGTGGTCGAACCGGGGCGCGTCCGCGTCTACGACGGCGACCGCTACGCGAAGGGCTGCGCCGTCGCCAGCGGCGGCCCCGAGGCCGGCCAGCTGGAGGAGCGGGTCCCGGACGTGACCGACCTGGTCGACCCGGCGACCGAGACTCGCCTGCCGCCGCTGTCGAAAGCCGAACGCGGCGACCCGGCGGCCGTCGCCGACGCGTACGAACACGCCTACGACGCCGTGCTCGCCGCGGCCTTCGACTGA
- a CDS encoding ferritin-like domain-containing protein, producing the protein MSLTVPVGSDHQLARLLQIGIVLEEVVEARASKHARDSGVDLTDDVRAMLEDAAEESADHRDRLEDLVAELDADTVAYEEIEALVEAQYESDDDFDGVLYDQLCNEETAYKFYDDLIEAVEASDVEFGIDRDRLLDTLAAIREEEAEGVEEVTELMEERR; encoded by the coding sequence GTGAGTCTCACCGTCCCGGTCGGGTCCGACCACCAGCTGGCCCGCCTGCTCCAGATCGGGATCGTCCTGGAGGAGGTCGTCGAGGCGCGGGCGTCGAAACACGCCCGCGACAGCGGGGTGGACCTGACCGACGACGTGCGGGCGATGCTCGAAGACGCCGCCGAGGAGTCCGCCGACCACCGCGACCGGCTGGAGGACCTGGTAGCGGAACTCGACGCCGACACGGTCGCCTACGAGGAGATCGAGGCGCTGGTCGAGGCCCAGTACGAGTCCGACGACGACTTCGACGGCGTCCTCTACGACCAGCTGTGCAACGAGGAGACCGCCTACAAGTTCTACGACGACCTCATCGAGGCGGTCGAGGCCTCGGACGTGGAGTTCGGCATCGACCGCGACCGGCTGCTCGACACGCTCGCGGCCATCCGCGAGGAGGAGGCCGAGGGCGTCGAGGAAGTGACCGAGCTCATGGAGGAGCGCCGATGA